A single genomic interval of Coleofasciculus sp. FACHB-1120 harbors:
- the ntrB gene encoding nitrate ABC transporter permease → MILQLNLSAIAVAGQVAWKRAKPVLLRDVVVLPALGFLGIIALWWIVALFKHELIPTPPEAFVRNLDYIVNPFYRRGPGDLGIGWLLLASIRRVVLGFLLGAVVAIPVGFLIGMSKQAMLALNPMIQIFKPVSPLAWLPIALAIFNLADPSAIFVIFITSLWPTIINTALGVSSVSKDYLDVARVLEMPRWRRITKIIWPASLPYVFTGLRISLGIAWLVIVAVEMLTGGIGIGFFVWDEWSRLNLSSVFLAVIVIGLTGLLLDYALGRIESLVTHRRPRATSAE, encoded by the coding sequence ATGATATTGCAGCTGAATTTGTCTGCGATCGCGGTTGCTGGACAGGTAGCCTGGAAGCGGGCAAAACCCGTTTTGCTGCGGGATGTTGTCGTCCTCCCCGCCCTGGGGTTTTTAGGAATTATCGCTCTGTGGTGGATTGTTGCCCTTTTCAAGCATGAATTAATCCCAACTCCGCCAGAAGCGTTCGTCAGGAACTTAGACTACATCGTGAACCCATTCTACCGACGCGGTCCTGGCGATCTAGGGATTGGTTGGTTACTACTGGCAAGCATTCGACGAGTAGTGCTGGGATTTTTGTTAGGTGCAGTTGTTGCCATTCCCGTTGGATTTTTGATTGGGATGTCCAAGCAAGCAATGTTGGCGCTCAATCCGATGATTCAGATTTTTAAGCCGGTATCGCCACTCGCTTGGTTGCCGATTGCGTTAGCAATTTTCAACTTAGCAGATCCGTCAGCAATTTTTGTTATCTTCATCACCTCTTTATGGCCCACGATTATTAACACTGCCCTCGGTGTTTCTAGCGTTTCCAAAGATTATCTTGATGTGGCACGGGTGTTAGAAATGCCCCGTTGGCGACGAATTACTAAGATAATTTGGCCTGCCAGTTTGCCTTATGTATTCACAGGTTTACGGATTAGTTTGGGGATTGCTTGGCTGGTCATTGTCGCTGTAGAAATGCTTACAGGTGGCATCGGGATTGGCTTCTTTGTCTGGGATGAATGGAGTCGATTAAACCTAAGTTCAGTATTTTTGGCAGTGATAGTGATTGGACTGACAGGACTCCTGCTGGACTATGCCTTAGGCAGAATTGAATCTTTAGTTACTCACCGTCGCCCTAGGGCAACAAGCGCCGAATAA
- a CDS encoding ABC transporter substrate-binding protein codes for MSDTTNWTRRKFLESMGATAAGMALSSCAISGDRSAKGLTEESASIKQIVEPGSLEKSDLTIGYVPVNDCAPFAIAWKKGFFRKYGLNVQLNREASWATSRDGVIFGRTDAAPVVSGAVTNARIGAEGARHAPLCAAMTIHRHGNAMTMNRKMWDAGLRPWQDYNGDLEAFGKDFRSYFEKQPREQRVWAVVLSSAIYEYFVRYLSAAAGIDPLKEFRVIIVPPPQMVTNVRMGAMQAYMVAEPWNTRAITGNEGIGFTFAQGKEIWSGHPDRLLGVMESFIKENPKTYRSLVKAMIEACQYCGKPENQEEVATLISERSFTGAKPKFTRPAIVGEYNYGGFDNQTRIAKADDTTIFFDIPGSIPKLPGEHSTFLWQSQGLWLMTQAARWGQIKEFPKNAEALAKQGWRTDLYREIAAEMGIECPQEDYKVEPPQAFIDKKGFDPSDPVGYLNGFEIRANRPTRFFLS; via the coding sequence ATGAGTGATACCACAAACTGGACGCGACGAAAATTTCTAGAGAGCATGGGTGCCACAGCAGCAGGAATGGCACTATCGTCTTGTGCGATTAGCGGCGATCGCTCTGCGAAAGGACTCACTGAAGAATCTGCATCCATCAAACAAATCGTAGAGCCAGGCTCGTTAGAAAAATCCGATCTAACTATTGGCTACGTGCCGGTGAATGATTGTGCGCCTTTTGCGATCGCTTGGAAAAAAGGATTTTTCCGCAAGTACGGTCTCAACGTCCAACTTAACCGGGAAGCTAGCTGGGCAACCTCTCGTGACGGCGTAATTTTTGGTCGCACGGATGCCGCCCCTGTTGTCTCTGGTGCCGTTACCAACGCCAGAATCGGTGCTGAAGGCGCACGCCATGCCCCCCTATGTGCCGCCATGACCATTCACCGACACGGCAACGCCATGACGATGAACCGGAAAATGTGGGATGCGGGTTTGCGTCCCTGGCAGGACTATAACGGCGACTTAGAAGCCTTTGGGAAGGATTTCCGCAGCTACTTTGAAAAACAGCCGCGAGAACAACGAGTTTGGGCAGTTGTTCTCAGTTCCGCCATTTACGAATACTTCGTCCGCTACTTATCCGCCGCCGCCGGAATCGATCCCCTGAAAGAGTTTCGCGTCATCATCGTTCCCCCACCGCAAATGGTGACGAACGTGCGGATGGGGGCAATGCAAGCCTACATGGTCGCAGAACCTTGGAATACCCGCGCAATTACCGGAAATGAAGGCATTGGTTTTACCTTCGCCCAAGGCAAAGAAATTTGGTCGGGACACCCAGATCGACTGCTGGGGGTGATGGAATCTTTCATCAAAGAAAATCCCAAAACTTATCGTTCTCTCGTCAAAGCGATGATTGAAGCTTGCCAGTATTGCGGCAAGCCAGAAAACCAAGAAGAAGTGGCAACACTCATTTCCGAGCGTTCCTTTACGGGTGCCAAACCCAAATTTACTCGTCCCGCAATTGTTGGCGAATATAATTATGGCGGTTTTGATAATCAAACTCGAATTGCCAAAGCGGATGACACTACGATTTTCTTCGATATCCCTGGGAGCATTCCCAAACTTCCTGGAGAACATTCGACATTTCTCTGGCAATCCCAAGGTCTCTGGTTAATGACTCAAGCGGCTCGTTGGGGACAAATAAAAGAATTTCCAAAAAATGCTGAAGCACTTGCCAAACAAGGCTGGAGAACCGATCTCTATCGAGAAATTGCCGCAGAAATGGGCATCGAGTGTCCCCAAGAAGATTACAAAGTTGAACCACCGCAAGCATTCATTGACAAGAAAGGTTTTGACCCCAGCGATCCAGTTGGATATCTCAATGGTTTTGAGATTCGGGCGAACCGTCCCACTCGTTTCTTCCTTTCCTAA
- a CDS encoding ABC transporter ATP-binding protein, which translates to MTKSTSLSTDANNQSVNRPGFLEIENLRKSYPTADGGEFVVLDGIDLSVGENEFICVIGHSGCGKSTLLKMVAGLEKPTSGSVQLEGREIRKPGAERMMVFQHYSLLPWLTVKENIRLAVDEVLKKASRAEKISIVNEHLAMVNLTAAADKYPDEISGGMKQRVGIARALAIRPKMLLMDEPFGALDALTRGKLQQQVLHIWEHQRQAVMMITHDVDEALYMSDRIILMTNGPHAKIGEILDVPFKHPRDRQALRNSREYFDLRNHALNFLDQYFNQDE; encoded by the coding sequence ATGACTAAATCCACCTCATTATCAACGGATGCCAATAATCAAAGTGTCAACCGCCCTGGATTTCTGGAGATAGAAAATCTTCGCAAGTCCTATCCCACAGCAGATGGAGGTGAATTTGTTGTCTTAGATGGAATTGATCTAAGTGTAGGTGAAAACGAATTTATTTGCGTAATTGGTCACTCTGGCTGTGGTAAATCAACACTTCTCAAAATGGTTGCCGGGTTAGAAAAACCGACTTCCGGTTCAGTGCAATTAGAGGGTAGAGAAATTCGTAAACCTGGTGCCGAGCGCATGATGGTGTTTCAACACTATTCACTGCTGCCGTGGCTGACGGTCAAAGAAAATATCCGTTTGGCGGTAGATGAAGTGCTTAAAAAGGCCTCTCGTGCTGAAAAAATTAGCATCGTCAACGAACACTTAGCAATGGTCAATTTAACAGCAGCCGCTGACAAATATCCCGATGAAATTTCTGGCGGGATGAAACAACGGGTGGGGATTGCTCGTGCCCTGGCAATTCGCCCCAAGATGTTGTTGATGGATGAACCTTTTGGGGCACTCGACGCCCTAACCAGGGGGAAATTACAGCAGCAGGTACTGCATATTTGGGAACACCAGCGGCAAGCGGTGATGATGATTACCCATGATGTAGATGAAGCGTTGTATATGTCTGACCGAATTATCCTGATGACGAATGGTCCCCACGCGAAAATTGGGGAAATTTTGGACGTGCCTTTTAAGCATCCACGCGATCGCCAAGCCCTCCGCAACTCCCGCGAGTATTTTGACCTGCGTAACCACGCTCTGAATTTCCTAGATCAATATTTCAATCAAGACGAGTAG
- a CDS encoding universal stress protein produces the protein MNIKSMLARLESAMGRQDVVEQMVLLPEPASSASKRVNYAKSINLVVGYNRSPSSQTALDLALWIAHQTRLVTKAQVTVQVVYVVDEDQSSHCPHICNGDNARDSSIQQFSLESLEASEVRCATPVLTQPTPVELAARARMTEIDPSYFRAIFYQTNPFEQADRILSQARCLAEEWRGSFKAHLRFGCVATELRKVVELEAATLLLLGCTSVNHPVVKKLGFNFPCAVLGIPTILNSADASNCSSDFQSV, from the coding sequence GTGAATATTAAGTCAATGCTAGCCCGTCTTGAAAGCGCAATGGGTCGCCAGGATGTCGTTGAACAAATGGTGTTGCTGCCAGAGCCAGCTTCCTCCGCTTCCAAGCGGGTGAATTATGCTAAATCAATTAACTTAGTCGTAGGCTATAATCGCTCGCCCAGCAGTCAAACCGCTCTGGATCTTGCCCTATGGATTGCCCATCAAACCCGTTTAGTTACAAAGGCGCAGGTCACAGTTCAAGTTGTTTATGTTGTCGATGAAGATCAAAGCAGTCATTGTCCACATATCTGCAACGGGGATAATGCTAGAGACTCTTCCATCCAACAGTTTTCCCTAGAGTCTCTAGAAGCATCGGAAGTAAGGTGTGCTACACCTGTTTTAACTCAACCGACCCCTGTGGAACTAGCCGCACGCGCCCGAATGACGGAGATAGATCCTTCCTATTTCAGGGCAATTTTCTATCAGACGAATCCCTTCGAGCAAGCAGATCGGATCTTATCGCAAGCCCGTTGTCTGGCTGAAGAATGGCGAGGTTCTTTCAAAGCTCATCTACGGTTTGGTTGCGTTGCGACAGAGCTGAGAAAAGTTGTTGAATTAGAAGCTGCGACTTTATTGTTGCTAGGCTGTACCTCTGTTAATCATCCAGTTGTTAAAAAACTAGGTTTTAATTTTCCTTGCGCGGTGTTGGGTATTCCCACCATCTTGAATTCGGCAGATGCTTCAAATTGCTCTTCAGATTTCCAATCCGTTTAA
- a CDS encoding pentapeptide repeat-containing protein: MIVDLKETELRGAFLKGKDLRGADLRRVNLSEANLSYADLIEADLTEAKLNGSNLSGACLNLANLSEADLTKADLSATNLIGADLTAANLSGANLKKANLVGTNLENANLAGANLVGVDLSAAELRGAILQKAVYNQETRFPPDFDLQEAGAYLIASGTSLIGVNLSEVDLSGVYLKSADLKAANLMRANLAGANLENVNLAGANLVGTDLSKAKLRGAILDKAVYTQETQFPYEFDPSEAGAYLIAAGVSLPGVNLSGVNLSGADLRATNLRGAKLRGANLRGVDLSKANLRKADLDDANLSEADLRGADLTGAILKQVNFSEADLRGVDLTRADLKGANLSRSDLRGVDLTGASLNQVNLSEADLRGIDLTRTDLRGANLSGADLTDVDLSRALLKGADLTEAHAPQGNFFNLEIEAR; encoded by the coding sequence GTGATTGTAGACTTGAAAGAAACTGAACTCAGGGGAGCTTTTCTCAAGGGGAAGGATCTGAGAGGCGCAGACCTCCGGAGGGTAAACCTCAGCGAGGCGAATCTCAGTTATGCAGACCTAATAGAAGCAGACCTTACAGAGGCAAAGCTGAATGGGTCAAATTTGAGTGGAGCCTGTCTCAATTTAGCAAACCTGAGTGAGGCAGACCTGACGAAAGCAGACTTGAGTGCCACCAACCTGATTGGAGCCGATTTAACGGCAGCCAACTTGAGTGGAGCCAACTTGAAAAAGGCAAATCTGGTTGGGACTAACCTGGAAAACGCGAACTTGGCTGGAGCGAACTTGGTGGGAGTGGACTTGAGTGCAGCCGAGCTAAGAGGGGCTATCTTGCAAAAGGCTGTCTACAATCAAGAGACTCGATTCCCTCCAGACTTTGACCTTCAGGAAGCCGGGGCTTACTTGATTGCCTCTGGCACATCGCTCATCGGTGTCAACCTGAGCGAAGTCGATCTTAGTGGGGTTTATTTAAAGTCAGCCGATTTGAAAGCGGCAAATTTGATGAGGGCAAATCTAGCCGGGGCAAACTTGGAGAATGTTAACTTGGCGGGTGCCAATCTAGTCGGAACCGATTTGAGTAAAGCCAAGCTGAGGGGAGCCATTCTCGACAAAGCTGTCTACACGCAAGAGACTCAATTTCCCTACGAGTTTGACCCTAGTGAAGCTGGAGCTTACTTAATTGCTGCGGGTGTATCGTTACCTGGGGTTAATTTGAGCGGAGTCAACCTGAGCGGAGCCGACTTGAGGGCGACAAATCTGCGAGGGGCAAAGTTACGAGGAGCCAACTTGAGGGGGGTAGACTTAAGCAAAGCTAACTTGAGGAAAGCTGACCTGGATGATGCCAACTTGAGCGAGGCAGACTTGCGAGGGGCGGATTTAACGGGCGCTATTTTGAAGCAGGTGAATTTCAGTGAGGCTGACCTGAGAGGAGTAGACTTAACGAGAGCCGACTTGAAAGGAGCGAATCTAAGTAGATCCGACTTGCGAGGAGTAGACTTGACCGGAGCTAGCTTGAATCAGGTGAACTTAAGTGAAGCTGACCTGCGAGGGATAGACTTGACGCGAACCGATTTAAGGGGAGCCAACCTGAGTGGGGCAGACTTGACGGATGTGGATTTGAGTCGGGCGCTGCTCAAGGGTGCTGACCTGACAGAAGCCCACGCCCCGCAAGGAAATTTCTTTAACTTAGAAATAGAGGCGCGATGA
- a CDS encoding chlorophyll a/b-binding protein: MQTRPTDLPPVASAYNGKDRNSFLFGWNPQAELWNGRFAMIGFLAYLLWDLGGYSVVRDVLHLIQY, translated from the coding sequence ATGCAAACTCGCCCTACCGATTTACCTCCTGTTGCTAGCGCTTACAACGGCAAAGATCGCAATAGTTTCCTGTTTGGATGGAATCCCCAAGCTGAGCTATGGAACGGACGCTTTGCGATGATCGGATTCCTTGCTTATCTCCTGTGGGATCTGGGTGGCTATAGCGTGGTTCGTGATGTACTCCATCTGATTCAGTACTAA